Part of the Brassica oleracea var. oleracea cultivar TO1000 chromosome C8, BOL, whole genome shotgun sequence genome is shown below.
CCATCGTCGCAGCTTTCCTCTGTGACTCTTACTTCGGCCGCTACAAAACCCTATCTTTCGCCATGATCGCTTGCTTCCTCGTAACCACTTCATCACACAAGTTTTTAAAAACAGTCACTGATCTTACTGTTCTTGTCTGAACATATGAATCTTTTGTCTTATTTGATTCAAAGGGTTCTGTAGCGATGGATCTAACGGCTGTGATTAACCAGCTGCATCCAGCTAAATGCGCTAAGGAGCTAGGTACCGTGTGCAAGGGGCCATCCATTGGACAGATAATGTTCCTCGCCGGAGCAATGGTTTTGCTGGTGATCGGAGCCGGTGGGATCAGGCCTTGTAATCTTCCCTTTGGTGCTGATCAGTTTGATCCCAAGACCAAAGAAGGAAAGCGAGGGATAGAGAGTTTCTTTAATTGGTATTTCTTCACCTTCACGTTTGCTCAGATGGTGTCGTTGACGCTCATCGTCTATGTTCAGTCAAACGTGAGCTGGAGCATTGGTTTAGCCATCCCAGCTATCTTGATGTTACTTGGTTGCATCATCTTCTTCGCTGGCTCTAAGCTTTACGTCAAGGTTAAAGCTAGTGGCAGTCCTATTCATAGCATCACACGAGTCATCGTCGTCGCGATCAAGAAAAGGAGGTTAAAGCTCGTTGGTTCGTCTTCTGAGGGGATTTACAACTACATAGCAAAGGACTTCAAGAACTCGAAACTTGGCCATACAAAGCAGTTTAGGTACTAAACAAGTTAATTATTCTGTTACACAAAGAGTATCATTTAAAATTTCAATGCAAATTATATTTACTTTTTACAAAATACACTTATCTTATAAATAATTTTATTTATTTTAAATATTATTGGTTAAATATGTATGATTAATAAGAACATAATTACATTCCAATCATTTTGTTGAAGTGACACTATTTGCGAAACAGGGGGAGTATCTTTCTTCCAAGTTTTCTTGTGGAACAAGCATAAACATTTTAGGGTTTTTCTTAATTTGCAGGTGCCTTGACAAAGCGGCAATCCAAACACCAGACGATAAGCTGAACATAGATGGGTCACCAGCTAACCCATGGAACCTCTGCAGTCTACAGCAAGTGGAGGAAGTGAAGTGCGTGATCAGAGTGCTTCCGGTTTGGCTCTCAGCCGCTTTATTCTACCTAGCTTACATTCAACAAACAACATACACAATCTTCCAGTCTCTTCAATCTGATAGACGTCTCGGTTCAGGAAGCTTCAAGATCCCAGCAGCGACTTATACAGTCTTCTTGATGCTTGGAATGACAATCTTCATACCTATCTATGACCGCGTCCTTGTACCTTTCCTTAGAAAGTACACAGGAAGAGACGGTGGTATCACACAGCTACAAAGAGTTGGAGCAGGCTTGTTTCTATGCATCACAAGTATGATGGTGTCCGCAGCTGTAGAGCAACACAGGAGAAATGTAGCTTTGACAAGACCGCCGCTAGGCTTTGCACCAAGAAAAGGAGCAATCTCATCCATGTCCGCTATGTGGCTGATCCCTCAGCTAGTGCTAATGGGTATCGCAGACGCCTTAGCTGGAGTTGGTCAGATGGAGTTTTACTACAAACAGTTTCCAGAGAACATGAGAAGCTTTGCAGGTTCTTTGTATTATTGTGGGATTGGTTTGGCGAGTTACCTTAGCAGCTTTTTGTTATCGGCGGTGCATGATGTCACGGAGGGATCTTCAGGTGGGAACTGGCTTCCTGAAGATTTAAACAAAGGGAGGCTGGAGTATTTTTACTACTTTGTTGCTGGTATGATGACTCTAAACTTTGCTTATTTCTTGTTAGTCTCACATTGGTACCGTTACAAAGATGTTGTGGTCAAAGACAAGGACATGGACAAGTCTTGTGATGAGTTTGATAAGGTTTCGGTGTAATAAAGATATGTACTTCGGCCTCTTCGGGTTTAGGAGTTTCAGTTGGGTTTGAGTCACACCTTTTAACAAAACATTACATAAACCTCTTTGAATACTAAAGTAACACGACAATCACGGGCAAGACATGAAAGCAACGACACGTGCAAATGGAAGTAACTTGAGAAAGTTGAAGAGGGCAGGCAAAGCTTCTACGTTGCAAATAAGAAAAAGTCAAAGAAGAAAAAAAAGTGAAAGAAAATAATAATAAAAAGTTTTATTGGTAGGATAGCTAATTTTGGAGACAAAATTAAAAATATAGCATATGATTTGACATTATTAGATCTCATAGGATTTTTTTTTTTTTTTCAGTTCTTTCATTTCTTTAAGCCAGTTGCCGGTAATAACATCTAAAAAGCATCTGTCATTTAATAAAAAATAAATGTTATTAGAGCCAGTGATGGTTATGACATCCACGTTGATTATGGTGATAGTATATAAATATAAATGGTATATTTTATGTTAATGAAATTATAAATTGATTTAAATATATTAATACACTATACATATCCAAAATTAATAAAATTAAACCCAACTTCAACCCAAATCTTTTAAAAACTAAACTCAAAACACTAGTCACCAAACCTTTGAAGAAAATATAAGCTCTAACCCAAATATAAAAATATGCACATAATACATAATATTAAGTATTATCAAAATAGAACAGTAACAAACCAAATGGCGTATTACATATTGTTTAAATTTTTAAATATTTATGATTGCAGGGAGTGAGGTAGTGCTTATCCCAACATCAACTCAAACCTACAACAAACTAAACCTAAAACACTAATCACTAAACCCTAAAAAGAAATATAAACTCTAATCTAAATATCAAAATATGCATATCCAAATAAAATAGTAACAACGAAATAGCATAGTACATATTGTTCAAGTAGAATAGTACAACCGACAACTTACATTATATATGAGTGGTGGTGGTTACGGTAGAAAAAGTGGAAACTGGTATCAAGAAGATTGTGGTTGTTTTGAAGGATATAATGGCAAAACTATAAAATCAAAAATTACATATCTGGTTAATAACTAAAAGAAATGATGATGATAGAAAAAGAGGTGGTGATTAAAGACGCAATAAATACAAAGCACAGTGTGAAGTTGGTGATAGCGTATCATAACAGTGATGGAGGGTAAGACGGTGAAGATGGAATAAGAGCGGTGGTAGTTGATCATCAAAGAAGAAGAAGAAAAATGTTTTTTTTTTCTTTCATTAACCGGTAACTAAGAAGGGTAATATAGTATATATTTCATAAATAATGCAAATTTTTTTTTTTTGTTAGATAATTAATTATGATATTTTGTTATACACCCCAATTCCCCGTAATAAAAAAAAAAGCTTAACCTATGTGAGTTAAAGCCATATATTCTTTCATAATACCATAAAACAAACCTTTTTTTATAAATTGACAAATTTGATACTAAGTCTATTGGATCACAAAATATTTTTTGTCGAATTGTAATGGAACAAACAAAATCTAAGTAAAATATCAAAATAATAATTTCAACTAACAAAAAAAAAATTCTGAAAGGCAAAACAGAATTGAGAGAATTCTGAAAGGAATAAGATTATTGTGTATTATTTATAAGCAAATGAAAACTCAGGGGTATAAGTGAAAGCTGAGGTGAAAACTAAAAGAAAAAAAGAAAAAAAATATATAAACAGAGAGAGAAGAAAAAAGCTGTGACCTTTAATTCGCAGCCACCGTCGTCGTGTCGTGTGATCAATATGCTTGGAGAGTAAGAAGAAGAACGCTGCTTCTCTCAATTTTGACGAGAAGACCCAACTCCATTGTTTTCAATCTCCCTTGAAGATTTTCGCAGGGAAAAACCAAAACCATAAGCTAGATATAGAGCTAGTCAACTCCACCTTTCTCCAGGTGCTCTATTGATCTCCCTTACGTCTCTCTTTCTTCTTAAGAAACGTCTGTGAGATTCGAATCAGATGTCAAAAGGCACATGCTTCTCAGCCTCGTGTTATATGTTATGACGCAGAGCAAAGTATAGACCTTTTTTTGTATTCTAGCTTTGGATTTTCACTATTTCGAAGTGGGTTTATTGTTAACTTGTGAGT
Proteins encoded:
- the LOC106308254 gene encoding protein NRT1/ PTR FAMILY 2.9 — encoded protein: MEVEKSQENTTGGEDDESKIIYRGWKVMPFIIGNETFEKLGIVGSSSNLVIYLTTVFNMKSITAATVVNIYGGTSNFGTIVAAFLCDSYFGRYKTLSFAMIACFLGSVAMDLTAVINQLHPAKCAKELGTVCKGPSIGQIMFLAGAMVLLVIGAGGIRPCNLPFGADQFDPKTKEGKRGIESFFNWYFFTFTFAQMVSLTLIVYVQSNVSWSIGLAIPAILMLLGCIIFFAGSKLYVKVKASGSPIHSITRVIVVAIKKRRLKLVGSSSEGIYNYIAKDFKNSKLGHTKQFRCLDKAAIQTPDDKLNIDGSPANPWNLCSLQQVEEVKCVIRVLPVWLSAALFYLAYIQQTTYTIFQSLQSDRRLGSGSFKIPAATYTVFLMLGMTIFIPIYDRVLVPFLRKYTGRDGGITQLQRVGAGLFLCITSMMVSAAVEQHRRNVALTRPPLGFAPRKGAISSMSAMWLIPQLVLMGIADALAGVGQMEFYYKQFPENMRSFAGSLYYCGIGLASYLSSFLLSAVHDVTEGSSGGNWLPEDLNKGRLEYFYYFVAGMMTLNFAYFLLVSHWYRYKDVVVKDKDMDKSCDEFDKVSV